A region of Salvelinus alpinus chromosome 6, SLU_Salpinus.1, whole genome shotgun sequence DNA encodes the following proteins:
- the LOC139578708 gene encoding putative nuclease HARBI1: MKAQNCVFLSALTMACPFVRDVVDEEALVLRRAFRRERVFRDRLDPLAFPDDHLYERYRFSADGIRYLCRLLGPRIKHRTARSHALSVEQMVCVALRFFASGAFLYSVGDAEQLNKATICRTIRSVCLAIKALADVFISFPGHRRLCDIKEEFYRIAGFPNVIGAVDCTHIRIKAPSGAHEADFVNRKSFHSINVQMVCNADCVISNVVAKWPGSVHDSRIFRASEIYQCLSQGEFSGVLLGDRGYGCQPFLLTPFTDPQEAQQAYNHAHARTRARVEITFGLLKARFHCLHKLRVSPVRACDITVACAVLHNVACLRKERAPRVPPAMDWDNPSIFPDDDSGRLLRDQYVLNYFS, encoded by the exons atgaaggcccaaaattgtgtgttcctttctgctctgacaatggcatgcccattcgtgcgagatgtggtggatgaagaagcacttgtgctgaggagagccttcaggcgagaaagggtcttcagggaccggttggacccactggccttccctgatgaccatctatatgaaagatacaggttttctgcagatggcatcaggtatctatgcagactactgggtcccaggattaagcaccgcactgcacggagccatgcactgagtgtggagcaaatggtttgtgtggccttgcgcttttttgctagtggagccttcctgtactcagtgggggatgcagaacagctgaacaaggccacaatttgccgcacaataaggagtgtgtgtctggctatcaaagcattagcagatgtcttcatctccttccctggccacagaagactctgtgacatcaaagaggagttctataggattgcag gtttccccaatgtcattggtgcagtggactgcacacacataaggataaaagccccctcaggtgcccatgaggccgattttgtgaataggaaatcctttcacagcattaatgttcag atggtctgcaatgctgactgtgtgatcagcaatgttgtggcaaaatggcctggctcagtccatgactccagaatctttcgggcctctgaaatctatcagtgcctatcacaag gtgaattctctggtgtgttgctgggagacagggggtatggctgccagccttttctcctgacacctttcacagacccccaggaagcacagcaggcctacaaccatgcccatgccaggaccagggccagagttgaaattacctttggcctcctgaaggcacgctttcactgccttcacaaattaagggtcagccctgttagggcatgtgatattactgtggcttgtgctgtcctccacaatgtggcctgcctgaggaaggagagggcccccagagtgccaccagccatggactgggacaatccgtcaatcttccctgatgacgacagtggtcggctgctgagggaccaatatgtgttgaattattttagttag
- the LOC139578709 gene encoding UPF0690 protein C1orf52 homolog, protein MVDKKKPDSFHYFMSYDDLSDSSDSNSSDSDEQGQKKSRGKGGDDATGSGNKSPQHGTKRAVSGAPLPKPDELFKSVAKPSFLYNPLNKQIDWESRAVKAPEEPAKEFKVWKTNAVPPPQSYATETEKPKKGAPPGMDMAIKWSNIYEDNGEDAPQPHTGNAVFLPTEEQPSDSDEDGDKASVSAKKRRVESFQQKEKRKRDLGQATSDKSFVEEEKRILRQNAD, encoded by the exons ATGGTTGATAAGAAGAAACCAGACTCGTTCCATTACTTCATGAGTTACGATGATCTGAGTGACAGTAGCGATAGTAACAGCAGCGATTCTGATGAACAGGGCCAGAAGAAATCGAGAGGAAAGGGGGGGGACGATGCTACTGGAAGCGGCAACAAATCTCCCCAACACGGGACCAAGCGGGCGGTTAGTGGAGCTCCTCTACCCAAACCCGACGAGCTCTTCAAGTCGGTTGCCAAGCCATCCTTCCTGTACAACCCATTGAATAAACAGATAGATTGGGAGAGCCGCGCCGTGAAAGCTCCCGAAGAG CCTGCCAAGGAGTTCAAGGTGTGGAAGACGAATGCGGTGCCCCCTCCTCAGAGTTACGCCACAGAAACAGAGAAGCCCAAGAAGGGAGCTCCCCCAGGTATGGACATGGCCATAAAGTGGTCCAACATCTACGAGGATAACGGAGAGGACGCTCCACAGCCTCACACGGGCAACGCTGTCTTCCTGCCCACAGAGGAACAGCCATCAGATTCAG ACGAGGACGGAGACAAGGCATCCGTGTCAGCAAAAAAGAGGAGGGTAGAGAGCTTCCAacagaaggagaagaggaagagggatcTGGGCCAGGCCACCTCTGACAAGAGTTTcgtagaggaagagaagaggattCTCAGGCAGAACGCGGACTGA
- the LOC139578710 gene encoding myb/SANT-like DNA-binding domain-containing protein 4 isoform X2, whose amino-acid sequence MATRAAYFSRSEAQILMEAYEEVKDIIKKKGNTATVIKQREKAWQSIADRLNALNMNGPKRTWQQVKIKYKNILQNAVKKNTHRQGTGGGSPKADLTPAEDMALELNKGRPVLEGIPGGKETSIGSSQDATRFIQVSGSTVFLLEPPAQAPDDADPGEGPSAAATAHDGDDDEEETISLDSRRHEDPDAIQWENQPGNISSQAIRKLYGNHLRRQIELADIDIQYKKKKMENLALESEIKKRTIRKLDLEIKKLERELQEDDTAQNKN is encoded by the exons atggcaactagagccgcgtacttttcccggtcggaagcacaaatcctcatggaggcatacgaggaggtaaaagatataattaagaagaaaggcaacaccgccacagtgataaagcaaagagaaaaagcgtggcaaagtattgcagaccgcctgaatgc attaaacatgaacgggccaaaacggacatggcagcaggtcaaaatcaaatacaagaacattctgcagaatg cagtgaaaaagaatacccacagacaaggcacgggtggtgggtcaccaaaggctgaccttaccccagcagaggacatggccttggagctaaataaaggcaggcccgtcttagaggggatccctggggggaaagagacgagcataggttcctcccaagatgccacccgcttcattcaag tgtctggcagcactgtgttcctgttagagccaccagcacaagcaccagacgatgctgatcca ggtgaaggccccagtgcagcagcaacagcacatgatggagacgatgatgaggaggagaccatctctctggattccagaaggcatgag gacccagatgctatacagtgggaaaaccagcctggcaacata agctcacaagctatcagaaagttgtatggcaaccacctccggcgccaaatagaactggcagacatagacattcagtacaagaagaaaaagatggaaaatcttgcactggagtccgaaataaaaaagaggacaa